One genomic region from Candidatus Bathyarchaeia archaeon encodes:
- a CDS encoding translation initiation factor IF-6: MAIYLASLFGSSSIGVYSLATEKILIIPKFVPLKKAERIGNWLKVKLVHTTIGGSILVGALACANSNGILLPHFVRDDEIDAIKAAFDGNITVMETKKTAYGNMVLANDYGAIVDPRLKTPEIRKISDTLGVEAVPGEIAQLPYVGSLAVATNKGVLAHPLLKEEERKLLEDVLKVPVDVGTVNCGIPYVGTGLISNSHAAVAGSLTTGPEMFIIGHALGVVKEDEQSESF; encoded by the coding sequence TTGGCAATTTACCTAGCAAGCCTCTTTGGAAGCTCAAGCATAGGAGTATATTCGCTAGCCACCGAGAAGATACTTATAATCCCAAAGTTTGTCCCCCTCAAAAAAGCTGAAAGAATTGGAAATTGGCTTAAAGTCAAACTTGTACACACAACTATAGGAGGCTCAATACTGGTCGGCGCTTTGGCGTGCGCTAACTCAAATGGAATTCTTCTGCCCCACTTTGTAAGAGACGATGAAATTGATGCAATAAAAGCCGCATTCGACGGAAACATAACAGTCATGGAAACTAAGAAGACAGCTTACGGAAACATGGTTCTGGCAAACGATTACGGTGCAATTGTAGACCCAAGGTTGAAGACACCTGAAATTAGGAAAATCTCCGACACCCTCGGTGTTGAGGCTGTCCCCGGGGAAATAGCTCAACTCCCATATGTAGGCTCATTGGCAGTTGCAACTAATAAAGGTGTGTTAGCGCATCCACTGCTGAAGGAAGAGGAGCGTAAGCTTTTGGAAGACGTTCTAAAAGTACCGGTGGACGTTGGCACGGTTAACTGCGGCATACCATACGTGGGAACAGGACTAATAAGTAACAGCCACGCTGCCGTTGCTGGTTCGCTTACAACCGGCCCAGAAATGTTTATAATTGGACATGCCTTGGGTGTAGTAAAGGAAGATGAGCAAAGTGAAAGTTTTTAG
- a CDS encoding 50S ribosomal protein L31e, with product MRAEEAKEKTSEDIEEEAGRGETEQKEEETTEEARGEEAAEESLEEELVEETEAEKQLEEEEAKEEVKPPREEIEEEIVEERFYTIPLGKAWLVPPNKRAPKAIRIIRDFIKRHMKLEAKREGEEEEEAEPKKLIISNEVNERVWSRGIEKPPRKIRVRAARDRDGNVTVYLAEGD from the coding sequence ATGAGGGCAGAAGAAGCCAAAGAAAAGACAAGTGAAGATATTGAGGAGGAAGCTGGCAGAGGAGAAACCGAGCAAAAAGAAGAGGAAACCACCGAAGAGGCAAGAGGAGAAGAAGCTGCAGAGGAATCTTTAGAGGAAGAATTAGTAGAGGAGACCGAAGCTGAAAAACAGCTAGAAGAGGAGGAAGCCAAAGAAGAAGTTAAGCCTCCAAGAGAGGAAATTGAAGAAGAAATTGTTGAAGAAAGATTTTATACTATACCGCTTGGTAAGGCTTGGCTTGTGCCTCCGAACAAGAGGGCGCCAAAAGCCATTAGGATAATACGGGATTTTATTAAAAGGCATATGAAGCTGGAGGCAAAAAGAGAGGGTGAGGAAGAAGAGGAAGCCGAGCCTAAGAAGCTCATAATAAGTAATGAGGTAAATGAGAGGGTTTGGAGCAGGGGTATAGAGAAGCCTCCGCGGAAAATACGTGTGAGAGCTGCTAGAGATAGGGATGGAAACGTTACTGTTTATCTGGCTGAAGGAGACTAA
- a CDS encoding 50S ribosomal protein L39e: MARFKPPAKKRRLAKAGKQKRAVPTWVIAKTAGKFRTHPKRRHWRTRKIKA; encoded by the coding sequence ATGGCAAGATTCAAGCCTCCAGCCAAAAAGAGGAGACTGGCAAAAGCTGGAAAACAGAAAAGGGCTGTTCCAACATGGGTTATAGCAAAAACTGCCGGAAAATTTAGAACTCATCCAAAAAGGAGACATTGGAGAACCCGCAAAATAAAGGCTTAA
- a CDS encoding DNA-binding protein translates to MSEEELEEIRQKKLLALQRRIAEEQRKAQMEQQLEMQKQAILKSILTPEARQRLANLKLVKPEFTAQLELQLIQLAQMGKLPIPLTDEQLKQILIQLQAQKREIKIRRI, encoded by the coding sequence ATGTCAGAGGAAGAACTGGAAGAAATCCGCCAGAAAAAGCTTTTGGCACTGCAGCGAAGAATAGCTGAAGAGCAGCGAAAAGCCCAAATGGAACAGCAACTTGAAATGCAGAAACAAGCCATATTAAAAAGCATACTAACACCCGAAGCAAGACAAAGGCTAGCGAACCTGAAACTTGTCAAGCCGGAGTTTACGGCGCAGCTGGAGCTACAGCTAATCCAGCTAGCCCAAATGGGAAAGTTGCCAATACCATTAACTGATGAGCAGCTTAAACAAATACTGATCCAGCTGCAAGCTCAAAAGCGTGAAATAAAGATAAGAAGGATTTAA
- a CDS encoding 30S ribosomal protein S19e, translating to MPTPNDVPAPEFIQKLANYLKENVDEITPPPWASIVKTGAHTQRQPDNPDWWYVRCASLLRKIYIHGPIGIEKLRAEYGGRKDFGVRPEHAVKAGGAIIRKALQQLEDAGLVEKFQNRGRRITKEGRKLLEEIAEEVKKDLLKEIPELEKYQKSE from the coding sequence TTGCCAACTCCAAACGATGTGCCAGCACCAGAATTCATCCAAAAACTAGCCAATTATCTAAAGGAAAACGTGGATGAGATAACGCCTCCCCCATGGGCAAGCATAGTTAAAACTGGCGCCCACACGCAAAGACAACCTGACAACCCTGACTGGTGGTATGTGAGATGCGCCTCGCTATTGCGGAAAATATACATCCACGGACCAATAGGGATAGAGAAACTCCGCGCGGAATACGGTGGCAGAAAAGACTTCGGCGTTAGACCAGAACACGCCGTTAAGGCGGGCGGAGCGATAATAAGAAAGGCCTTGCAGCAACTTGAGGATGCCGGTTTGGTGGAAAAGTTTCAGAATAGAGGGAGGCGAATAACGAAAGAAGGAAGAAAACTTCTAGAAGAGATTGCTGAAGAAGTGAAGAAAGACTTGCTTAAGGAAATACCAGAGCTGGAGAAATACCAAAAGAGTGAGTAA
- a CDS encoding YhbY family RNA-binding protein, translated as MKRRIKSEFGGEKPTIWIGKKQVSGELVKEIEKQLEKREVVKIKILKSALQEAKASEIASAISRRTEADLVEARGHTFILYKRRRKASGK; from the coding sequence ATGAAGCGCCGCATTAAAAGCGAGTTTGGCGGAGAAAAGCCAACGATTTGGATTGGGAAAAAACAAGTCTCCGGTGAACTGGTCAAAGAGATTGAGAAGCAGCTTGAGAAAAGGGAAGTAGTCAAAATCAAAATTTTGAAGAGTGCCTTGCAAGAGGCGAAAGCCAGTGAAATTGCCTCAGCGATTTCGAGGCGGACAGAAGCCGACTTAGTGGAAGCTAGAGGACACACTTTCATTCTTTACAAACGTCGAAGAAAAGCATCAGGAAAGTGA
- a CDS encoding ribonuclease P → MDEVTRRIARQRIQTLFTLARETYHEDPLLAQRYVDIARRVAMAAKIRLSTEHRRMVCRHCKSFILPGVSCRVRIKQRREPHVVITCLKCGKHMRIPLKRKKKE, encoded by the coding sequence ATGGATGAGGTGACAAGGCGCATAGCAAGACAACGAATTCAAACCCTCTTTACTCTAGCTAGGGAAACCTATCATGAAGACCCGCTTTTGGCTCAGCGTTATGTGGATATAGCCCGCCGTGTGGCTATGGCAGCTAAAATCCGCCTTTCAACAGAGCATCGGCGCATGGTTTGCCGCCACTGCAAAAGCTTTATCTTGCCCGGCGTCAGCTGTCGTGTCCGCATAAAACAGCGGAGAGAACCCCACGTGGTTATCACGTGCCTAAAATGTGGAAAGCATATGCGCATACCCCTAAAAAGGAAGAAGAAAGAATGA
- a CDS encoding RtcB family protein, whose amino-acid sequence MGEEGEGRPPSEKVPLEKVNDYTWRIPKYKPGMRVPGIIFADKMLLEKMQTDRTLEQCANVAHLPGIYKYSITLPDGHEGYGFPIGGVAATDYNEGVISPGGVGYDINCGVRLLTTNLSEQDLKPKLVQLTNAIFENVPCGLGSRRKDFKVTIHDLDRLAMEGVQWVIDQGLGWDEDAEHCEEHGCMKNANPDKVSTTAKNRGLTQIGTLGSGNHFLEIQKVDKIYDERTAKAFGIEHEGQVTVMIHCGSRGFGHQICSDYLRVMERAVHKYKIVLPDRELACAPGNSNEAEDYYEAMACAVNYAFANRQAIMHWVRQSFQQVFKEDPEKFGLKLVYDVAHNIAKIETHRVNGEQRKVWVHRKGATRAFPPGHPEIPADYRSVGQPVIIPGSMGTSSWVLVGTEKAMEISFGSTAHGAGRMLSRAAAKRRFYGGDVKRSLEQRGIAVRAASAVVLAEEADPAYKNVDIVADVSHKVGIATKVARLVPLAVVKG is encoded by the coding sequence ATGGGCGAAGAAGGAGAGGGAAGACCTCCCTCTGAAAAAGTGCCCCTTGAAAAAGTGAACGATTACACTTGGCGTATCCCAAAGTATAAACCCGGGATGCGCGTTCCAGGCATAATTTTTGCGGATAAAATGTTACTGGAGAAGATGCAGACGGACAGAACCCTTGAGCAGTGCGCGAATGTTGCCCACCTGCCCGGCATATACAAGTATTCCATAACATTGCCGGATGGACATGAGGGTTACGGCTTTCCAATTGGTGGTGTGGCTGCAACAGACTATAACGAGGGCGTAATTAGCCCAGGTGGAGTTGGTTACGACATAAACTGTGGTGTGCGCCTTCTGACAACAAACCTTTCGGAACAGGACCTAAAACCCAAGCTGGTTCAGTTGACAAACGCCATTTTTGAGAATGTTCCGTGCGGTCTTGGAAGCCGTCGAAAAGATTTCAAAGTGACAATCCATGACTTGGACAGGCTTGCAATGGAAGGCGTACAGTGGGTCATAGATCAGGGTTTGGGCTGGGATGAAGACGCAGAGCACTGCGAAGAGCATGGCTGCATGAAAAACGCCAACCCGGACAAGGTTTCAACAACCGCCAAGAACAGAGGGCTAACACAGATAGGCACGTTGGGCTCTGGAAACCACTTCCTAGAAATCCAAAAAGTTGACAAAATCTATGATGAGCGAACAGCAAAAGCCTTTGGAATAGAGCATGAAGGACAAGTAACCGTCATGATTCACTGCGGCTCAAGAGGTTTTGGACACCAAATCTGCTCAGACTATTTGCGGGTTATGGAGAGAGCCGTTCACAAATACAAAATAGTTTTGCCAGACAGAGAGCTTGCATGCGCACCCGGAAACAGCAACGAAGCCGAAGACTATTATGAGGCTATGGCCTGCGCCGTGAACTATGCTTTTGCAAATAGGCAGGCAATAATGCACTGGGTTCGCCAAAGCTTCCAGCAAGTTTTCAAAGAAGACCCCGAAAAGTTCGGCTTAAAACTTGTCTATGATGTGGCCCACAACATTGCAAAAATAGAAACACACAGAGTTAACGGTGAACAACGAAAAGTTTGGGTTCACAGAAAAGGCGCCACAAGAGCCTTCCCGCCAGGACATCCGGAAATTCCAGCAGACTACAGAAGCGTCGGACAGCCGGTAATAATACCGGGAAGCATGGGAACAAGCTCATGGGTTCTAGTAGGCACTGAAAAAGCCATGGAAATAAGCTTCGGCTCAACAGCCCACGGCGCCGGCAGAATGCTAAGCCGTGCAGCCGCAAAAAGAAGATTTTACGGCGGAGATGTGAAGAGAAGTCTCGAACAGCGGGGTATAGCCGTTAGGGCGGCAAGCGCGGTTGTGCTGGCAGAAGAGGCAGACCCAGCATATAAAAACGTGGACATAGTGGCAGATGTTAGCCACAAGGTCGGCATAGCCACAAAAGTAGCCAGACTCGTACCACTAGCAGTTGTCAAAGGCTAG
- a CDS encoding MBL fold metallo-hydrolase: MIDAEVSGIQRFIASYVLIGEKMAIVETGPTSSIQNLVHGLTRLGIKPDDVSYIAVSHIHLDHGGGVGTLARHFQKAKVIVHERGAPHLANPEKLWQQSKMVLGDVAEIYGEPEPVSADRIIAAKDGMTFEIGKGITLKVVETLGHASHHLSYYEPLSNGIFVGDAAGIYLSDIDVIVPTTPFPFRLDMALASLNKLVNLKPSALYYTHFGKAENAVEKLRAYADQLKLWASIAKQSLDEGEGLEEISQRIAENDGAVKKALEHIKLHRVLGETVLKTSVLGVVEFVKNFGLTI, translated from the coding sequence ATGATTGACGCCGAGGTATCTGGGATACAGCGTTTTATTGCCAGCTATGTCTTGATAGGCGAAAAAATGGCCATAGTTGAGACTGGCCCCACGTCCTCCATCCAAAATCTCGTCCATGGCTTAACGCGTTTGGGCATAAAACCTGATGACGTTTCCTACATTGCTGTTTCACATATTCACTTGGACCACGGAGGAGGCGTCGGCACTCTTGCAAGACATTTTCAAAAAGCAAAGGTCATAGTTCACGAAAGGGGGGCACCGCATCTTGCAAATCCTGAAAAGCTTTGGCAGCAGTCAAAGATGGTTCTAGGAGATGTGGCTGAAATCTATGGTGAACCAGAACCGGTTTCAGCGGATCGTATCATAGCCGCTAAAGATGGCATGACCTTTGAAATTGGAAAGGGCATAACGCTAAAGGTTGTGGAAACGCTTGGACACGCTTCCCACCATTTAAGCTATTATGAACCTTTAAGCAATGGCATTTTCGTGGGTGATGCCGCCGGAATATATTTGAGTGATATAGACGTCATAGTCCCAACAACACCCTTTCCATTTAGACTGGACATGGCTTTGGCCTCTTTGAACAAGTTGGTAAATCTAAAGCCTTCAGCCTTGTATTATACACATTTTGGCAAGGCAGAAAATGCTGTGGAAAAACTTCGTGCGTATGCTGATCAGCTTAAGCTTTGGGCTAGCATTGCAAAACAATCCTTGGATGAAGGTGAGGGTTTAGAGGAGATTAGCCAGAGAATTGCAGAGAATGACGGGGCTGTTAAAAAGGCTCTGGAGCACATTAAACTGCATAGGGTTTTGGGTGAAACAGTTCTTAAAACAAGCGTTTTGGGCGTAGTGGAGTTCGTGAAAAATTTTGGACTCACAATCTAG
- a CDS encoding nucleoside monophosphate kinase — protein sequence MVNLVIFGAPGSGKGTYASRLREILGVAVIATGDLFREMIKEDTPFGRKVRAYVEKGLLVPDDITLEVLKGSLAKIPRDKGFILDGYPRTIEQAKALDEIAKIDAIIHLIVPDWIIIERLSSRRICKNCGAIYNMLFLKPKNDMVCDNCGGPLYQRSDDTPEVIKRRIMVYEKQTQPLLEYYREKKIPFVEVKCEKLETPPDVIVQEILKGLKSLGLA from the coding sequence GTGGTCAATCTGGTAATCTTTGGAGCACCGGGCTCCGGGAAGGGGACTTACGCCTCAAGGCTTAGGGAGATACTTGGCGTTGCAGTCATCGCTACAGGAGACCTCTTCCGGGAGATGATAAAAGAGGATACACCTTTTGGAAGGAAAGTAAGAGCTTATGTAGAGAAAGGTTTGCTTGTGCCAGACGACATAACTCTTGAAGTTTTAAAGGGGAGTTTGGCTAAAATTCCAAGGGACAAAGGCTTCATTTTAGACGGCTATCCTAGAACAATTGAGCAAGCCAAAGCTCTTGATGAAATAGCAAAAATAGACGCCATAATCCATCTCATAGTGCCCGACTGGATAATCATTGAGCGCTTGTCTTCTAGGAGGATATGTAAAAACTGTGGTGCAATTTATAACATGCTCTTTTTAAAGCCAAAAAACGATATGGTTTGTGATAACTGTGGCGGACCTTTGTACCAGCGTTCCGACGACACGCCAGAAGTTATTAAACGGCGTATAATGGTTTATGAAAAGCAAACACAACCCCTACTTGAATATTATAGGGAGAAGAAGATTCCGTTTGTAGAGGTAAAATGTGAAAAATTGGAAACGCCGCCAGATGTTATTGTCCAAGAAATATTGAAAGGGTTGAAAAGCCTCGGTCTGGCTTAA
- a CDS encoding archease yields MPEKGNFEFLEHMADAYIAAHGRNLAEAFENAAAAMFEVMTDIGKVNPEVEDYVEVEAIDEYALLYSWLEELLVKSEINGMLYSKFEIFEIAKTADGFRLKAKIWGERFNPEKHTQRVGVKAVTYHQMEIIKETDKTTVKFILDI; encoded by the coding sequence ATGCCAGAGAAAGGAAACTTTGAATTTCTTGAGCACATGGCGGACGCGTATATTGCCGCCCACGGAAGAAACCTAGCTGAAGCCTTTGAAAACGCCGCAGCCGCCATGTTTGAAGTAATGACGGACATAGGAAAGGTCAACCCAGAAGTTGAGGATTATGTTGAAGTTGAAGCAATAGATGAGTACGCTCTACTTTATAGTTGGCTTGAAGAACTCCTTGTTAAATCAGAGATTAATGGGATGCTATATTCAAAGTTTGAAATATTTGAGATTGCTAAAACGGCGGACGGCTTTAGGCTCAAAGCCAAAATATGGGGCGAGAGGTTCAACCCTGAAAAGCATACTCAAAGAGTTGGCGTAAAAGCTGTTACATACCATCAAATGGAAATTATTAAGGAGACAGATAAAACAACTGTGAAATTTATACTCGATATTTAA
- a CDS encoding M42 family metallopeptidase, giving the protein MTLAETLEKLSNACGVAGREEEVRSLLKNMLKPHVDEVKEDKLGNVIGIRKGGKDAPKVMLAAHMDEIGLFVKTISKEGFLQFTKIGGIDDRILLAQKVIVHTEKGPLHGIIGSKPPHIQKEEERKKVMTYDELFIDIGAENQEEAKKMGVKIGDPVSFDIKFAKISDDIVIGKAFDDRVGCAVMVETIKQLKKTECTIYAVGTVQEEVGLRGATVAAFGIYPDVGIALDVTIAGDVPGVKEVEAPVKLRKGPSITVADYGLITHPKVLRLLVDVAEENKIPYQLETGLQGSTDAARISLTREGVPSGVISVPTRYIHSPASLLSLKDAENAVKLTVAAIQKIPKHF; this is encoded by the coding sequence GTGACTCTTGCGGAAACTCTGGAAAAACTCTCAAACGCTTGTGGAGTGGCTGGAAGAGAGGAAGAAGTTAGAAGCCTACTGAAAAACATGCTAAAGCCCCACGTAGACGAAGTTAAGGAAGACAAGCTTGGAAATGTTATAGGCATTAGAAAAGGCGGTAAAGACGCGCCGAAGGTTATGTTGGCAGCCCACATGGATGAAATTGGACTTTTTGTAAAAACCATCTCAAAGGAGGGATTTCTCCAGTTCACAAAAATCGGCGGAATAGACGACCGCATATTGCTCGCCCAAAAAGTAATAGTGCATACGGAAAAAGGCCCCTTACATGGCATAATTGGTTCTAAGCCTCCCCACATACAAAAGGAGGAGGAACGCAAAAAGGTCATGACCTATGATGAGCTTTTCATAGACATCGGAGCGGAAAACCAGGAAGAAGCCAAAAAGATGGGCGTAAAAATTGGAGACCCCGTAAGCTTTGACATAAAGTTTGCCAAAATAAGCGACGATATAGTTATTGGAAAAGCCTTCGACGACCGTGTCGGCTGTGCAGTCATGGTTGAAACAATAAAACAGCTCAAGAAGACGGAATGCACAATTTATGCTGTCGGAACGGTACAAGAAGAAGTTGGACTAAGAGGCGCCACAGTGGCGGCTTTCGGCATATACCCCGACGTAGGCATAGCCCTAGACGTTACCATAGCTGGCGATGTTCCAGGCGTAAAAGAAGTAGAAGCCCCAGTAAAGCTGCGGAAAGGTCCGTCAATAACCGTGGCTGACTATGGGCTTATAACCCATCCAAAAGTTCTACGGTTACTTGTTGACGTGGCTGAGGAGAACAAGATTCCATACCAGCTTGAAACCGGCCTACAAGGCTCAACGGATGCTGCCCGCATATCCCTAACGAGGGAGGGGGTCCCAAGCGGCGTTATATCGGTGCCGACACGCTACATTCACAGTCCAGCATCCCTACTAAGCCTAAAGGACGCTGAAAACGCCGTCAAGCTAACAGTGGCAGCCATCCAGAAAATTCCAAAACACTTCTAA
- a CDS encoding VIT1/CCC1 transporter family protein: MARRYFIMNGFDGAMTIFGIVLGSWIAGVTKPEVILLAGFGACLAMGVSGFFGAFMAEKAERERHLKDMEETTRNRVDPIHYEAARFVVIYVALIDGLSPALTATISLTPFIFASMRIISISSAYFISAPLSLAVLFLLGIYLGKIAKENGWLYGVAMVAVGALTASIIFLIQLFLGA; this comes from the coding sequence TTGGCTAGAAGATACTTTATCATGAATGGATTTGACGGCGCCATGACAATTTTCGGCATAGTTCTAGGTTCATGGATAGCTGGAGTGACAAAACCAGAAGTTATTTTGCTCGCCGGTTTTGGTGCATGCCTTGCCATGGGAGTCTCGGGGTTTTTCGGAGCCTTTATGGCTGAAAAAGCTGAAAGGGAGCGCCACTTAAAGGATATGGAGGAGACAACGAGAAATCGTGTAGACCCTATACACTATGAGGCTGCTCGCTTTGTAGTAATTTATGTAGCACTAATAGACGGTTTGTCACCAGCCCTAACAGCCACAATTTCGCTAACACCCTTCATATTTGCGTCGATGAGAATAATTTCTATATCAAGTGCCTACTTTATTTCAGCACCGCTCTCTTTGGCGGTTCTCTTCCTTTTAGGCATATACTTAGGCAAGATAGCAAAAGAAAACGGATGGCTCTACGGTGTAGCGATGGTGGCAGTCGGCGCCTTAACAGCGTCAATAATATTCTTAATCCAGCTTTTCTTAGGCGCTTAA